The Porites lutea chromosome 9, jaPorLute2.1, whole genome shotgun sequence sequence accgagaaatgtggtatctgaacacacgtaaaaatacgatatttttacatgtgaaattattgatatttgatagtttgagaacattttaaccatttatcttgtcttttatattttgaacaagataccggacatttttaatatttgtatttattttttactgtactttgtagatctccgagtttacactggagtattttaaacaatgaattacatttgtcgggttctcgactatatggcatggttttggtttatggaatggctgattcttgtttatataataaacagaataatacatggacgcttggagatatggaatttatcttctcgtgttcacattcgatatctcactcgttcgctgcgctcactcgttcgatatcgatgtgaacactcgaagataaattccatatctccgcgcgaccatgtattattctctattggTTCCCCTAAtagctatccactggatagagatttatccgatggatagcactatccagcttttgaacaactggggccaggctTTTTGTTCATATCTTTCCCATCGTTGCaagactacgacatgaaactgtCGAATGGTCACGTTTCCGcctggaggacgtgaacacaagacaacgattttctagttcctttttaaaactttgatacagtccttaagaactcaactccagaaaaatttttaaaaaaaattcagaaaaattgCCTGGGGTACAAACCTTGCATTTGACCTATGGTGAGGTCTCTGTCAAGACGATCaacacctgaaaaaaaaaaaaagaaggatcAGTCTTAGGGTATTCTGAAACTCTAAATGTACTTCAACTTAAATTTGCAACCTCGCTCCCAGGTTCCCTCATACTCGACCCTTCGAAGAGGAGGAGATAGCCCGCCTGAGAACGAGGTTGCGTAAATTTGAACGCGTTCTCCGTGCAACCATGTCCCTTAAAACGGCTAAGTCACGCTATTCTAGACAATTTCAGTAACGTGAATATAAATGAATTACCTGCTAAGATAAGAAGCTTTGGAACACGACAGGAGAGGAACAATTTTGACATGTCTTGAAACCAACCTAAAAGTTAAATCATAGATGATTATAATGTTGGCTCGTTATTTTTAAACTGATTGAGCGAATACAATGTGCCTGCGTAGATGGCGTTTTATGAAGGATATTGGGGGAGCGTGCGTGAGTGGCGAAAAGCTCGGCTTGTCTCGCTTTGCGCTAGCCTGCGAGAAAGCTCTTCATCTCGCGTGCCGCTCACGCGTCACTTCTCGCAATATCctccaaatggagagcttactcgcaggctagCTCCGCGCGCGCCTTTGACGCTCAATTCCTTGCTCGACAGACAAAACCGCAAGCTAAGCAGGATAAATACCACGTGCACCTGTGTATAACTATTTTCTATCAACTCCCAAAAATAAGCCTTTTCCGTAAGTCACCTTTCCAAAATTGGTCCGTCTTGGACAAGTCAATTCTCCATTGAAATCTTTCTTTAACTTCCTATggacaaaacaacaaactgcCCTTAATTTTTTGGACGTTTAAGAGTTAAAGCCCGTGTTCATCTACCTCCGCCCTTCAGAATGATCGGAAGAGAGACATCTGTGTATCGCTTAACTGCTAATTTCGGACCGCAGTTGGTTTCTGCCCGAATTACCTTGAGAGGAGAAGACACAAGGGAGTATATTCGTTTCGCTGCAAAGTTGTTAAGTCGTTTCGCTGACTGACCTCGTTATTACCCGTTTGTCTTTCATTCTAaattgttttaaactgtttaaTACAAAACGTTGGTTGCGGCGAAACGCCCGTAACTACAGTGCAGAATTCTGATATTTGAGATAGTGATGAAACATGTTCGGGAGGCgggatttttgtgaaaaaagagCTGGAATGCACAGGAACCCCCTTCCAGATCCTACATTGCCACAACAACTTTTATGATCAGCAGATGATCACTTTTACATGACGTGATGATTGCAAAGGTACAAATTTACATTATAGCAAAACACGAGTGACAAAGCTCACCGCTGGCTTGGAATCAGTGGTAGGGGTCTCTGACGTTTTTTCAGGCACGTCTGTTACTGTTGTTTCTTGTGATTCTTCAGTTATTGCATCACAAAAATGTGACGGGGAGGGTGAGCTGGATGAACATCTCTCTGTCTCACTCTCACAACTGCTGTTACATTTGTAAAATTATACAATGTTAGCCTACAATAAGCCATCACGCTTGTAACACTGCACATATGCCACACACCTTTGTACATTCCAACCCTAGCAGTGCGCAGGATGTTCACACATGAACCACTAGTCTactgtagctcagtggtagagcatctggctTTGGTTATTCAAATGTTCGATAGCggtatccaccggataaatcactatccagtgggtAAGTGTTCGGGAaatcaattgcgttatccactggatagagatttatccagtggatagcgttatccacctttcgaacaagTGGGCCCTGGACTGGGAACCAGAAGGTAGTAGGTTTGATCGGGAGAACTCGGACTTTTTCTTCCAAGcagcctgtgtcactgactgaatcAAGATCTTTCTCATGTAATCACCaggcttaaaatttaccatcacatttctatcatGATGCATAAGTACATATCGGCATTCTAGTCCCAGCAGTAAGCAGGATGTTTGACACATGAACTTAGTTTATAGTAATAGCCTTGCGCTTAGCTCCCACAGGTCTCTTGTATCTTAGTAGTAGAACATCTACACTAATAACCAGAGGGTCACAGAAAATTTGATTTCTGTTGGGagaactcagatttttttccaAGTCACCTCAACCACTGGCAGAATAAAGTTCACCTCCTTCTCCTTCGCGAATTcacattctttcaaacttatcGTTGTCTCTTTTGTAACCACTCTGCAAGGCATTTATGCAATGCTGTCTGCCGAGTGGGGGCAGGGAAGGACACTGCAATAACTTTAAATGACTAAGAATTCATGTTATTAGTCATGTTTTAACTCCCATCCCATTATGATTGTTAAAAGCTCTATAGTATTACAAACGGTTTGAAGAATAACCAATGTTACCTCATTAACTGCCCCGCCATGGATACCCGTGCTGATTCCACATTGTGTATTTGACCGCTTCGCACgctgaaaaaacaaattaactcaCTTCAGTTGATTCAGTGGACCAGAACTGTTACAGCTCTTAGTATTACTTAAGTGCCACCTAGCTATGATTCATATCCTCTCCATGTTACTTGACAAAGCAAACATTAAACAGCAAGTCACTggggtggatccaggatttGACGAAGGGGGGTTCGGATACCGCCAAAGACGGTAGCCCCtagggggtccgggggcatgctgccccggaaaatttttaattttagagCCTCTGAAATGCGATTTCCAGCGTTTTCAGGGGCAATTTGAAGTGGCTTAATTGCTCTAAAGTCACCTCCATTTTTGTGCTAACTACAGTAGCGTGGCTTTACGCAATGCCGGAATTGGAATGATTGGCAGATTTGGCATAAACTGTCACTTTTGGCGGGACATGTAAGCGTTAATAAGCAGTAATTTTATAGCTCAAGCGGACGTACTAGAGGCCATTTTCAACTAGGCacaaatttgtcttgtttttattgctgttttcgcGAACAGAGACAcaaagaaatatcattttcaaaatatatatttattagcTGAGTtggttcactttttttttaaccacgCATTTGTTATACGTTTTTACGTTCAGTTTAGGGAGTTCGACCGCACCACCCGAACcacccctagatccgccccagAGTCAGACATTGAGGGAAAATGGCAAAACAGTCCAGAACTATGCTTAAGCATGGCCCAGTGTACCCTGGAAACTTTTATTTGCCTATGGGCAACAGGGAAATCTTACTTTTTGCACAAATAATTCATAGATTCATAGCTTTTGGGTACCCCACAAGTTTAGGAACAATCATTTAGCAAGCAAGTGTCTGTCAAACAAATGCTAGCAATCAGAATAAAATATCTACGGTGAGTGCGAAAAGAGGTTGTGGGTTTCAGTACAGCTCGGGCTACAAGTGTAGCTGCAGAGTAACGTATCTTTTGTGGGTAAAATTGTTATCAGATTTAGCcagaatttcctttgtctctttaGAGTATTTATGGATAGGAAACAACGAAATTCCTGATAATTCAAACTAACACTGGTTTAATCTGAGAATGgattttacctacaacataTCACATGGTGAAACAGCTACTTGTTCATAGCCATACAACTGCAGGGCCACTATAGATACAGATCCACATAGCTACATAATAACATGGAGAAATAGCTGGTAGCCAAGTGATCATGTTACTAGTAAAAACCAGGCTTAACTACATAGTGCAAGAATGCGCAGTGTTGGACAACAGCTGTGCCATACCTCCATTCTATACCCTCTTCTAAAGAGCCAAAGGTAGACGGTCTacttttaagaaatgtttgCATAGATGAAAGAGCTTCCATAGCGGTACCTGGAAACAACAAACATAGTTTCTATCACAGTTTTTTTCCACACTTGAAAAAAATCAGAGCTTGTGTATCGTTTTCATGTGCGATCTACATTAATAGCGTATTATTATgtaattcattttcctttccttttttctttgcttgcggCCGTAAATCAGTATTGAAGGTAGAGTTGCttaaagatcaaaatttgaaatctcACTTGTTGCCTCTAATCATtccctacagaagtagtggggagaagttaataaaatatcaagcaaattcatctcaGTGATCATGTctttaattctcatgaccactctgttttacaaagcattgatattacaaggagaaatttgatgctgatcacccttaaagggttaaggttaTTTTTACCTTCCACCACATCAATAACTGCCAGACCACTTAGAGATGGGCCCAACAACCCCTGAACTCCAACATGGACAGCTATTGCTCCacccatgctgaaaaatatacATGAACATAAATCTAACATTATAATTGTCACCAGAAGAAAAACCTTATGATTTGCAAGCATGCTCTCCAGTTGAGGGATATCATGAGAAGTCACATGCAAGCAGCATGCAAAAGAAGACGCAAGAGGGAGTCTCCATTTTTCCACCTCCCAGCTTTGCAGCTCACAGGTGCATTCTCTTTGTGACTGGCTTCATATTTTGCAACCTCAGAAAGAAGAAGTTTCTCACAGGGTTACATTTCATTTGAATCTTGTGTGAAAAAACAGGGTTCCAGTTTTCCGTGTCTGCTTTtcctaattttttaaaaacctggTTTAAGTAAACATGTTTAGTTAGTGTGAATTGGGCATAACTGACAGAAAACtagtaataataaatttttagtGTTCCTTGAAGACGGGGCATCATTACATGTAGTTGTGCATGGTGACATTACTTAGGATGTGTAGTATGTCTCTAGTCATACAAATGCTTACCTGTGGCCAACCAGAAGAATTTTCGGCCTTGAATCAACATCTTCATAGATCTTGTCCACAACATCCTTCACATCTCTAAAATTAGATCACAAacacaataaaaaagatttaataaCCTCTGTTTCTTTGCATGTTAttcatttaaatcaaaattgaaTGAGGTGTCTACTGGTCCTAATATCACCAAACACACCATCTGATCTCAGGAAGCTAATAAGGCTGCTTACATGTAATAGCAGCACATTGCAAGCAATGCCTTCCCTTTTACTATTTGGGAGAAAAAGTTTGTGTGCTAGATACTTCCTCATTGTTTTTCAATACTAATTTACATATCCAAAGGTAAGCTCACTGACGCGTTCTGATGAACTGAGGAAAGAAAATGACTGCTTGCAGTACAGAgtagaagaacaaaaaaatttcgtTACACTTACTTTGCTAGGGTATCTGCTGATAAATTGTAATCATCTTCGGTCGTTGTGTCACCTTAAGGAATTAAGTACACTGCTGTTTACTAcaatgtatatgttacaggtcaaaattaaattcagattaaaattttttaacctaggttgctTCTCTGTTTCCTTTAGTCTCCTAGCCTTatttcatgaataattagggttaggagacacaagaaattgagaatcaaccaagAATAAAATATCTTAACCTGAACTTAATTTTTGCTTGTAACATATACATAGTCTCCCTAATCATCTCCCACTAAGGACCATTGTTACTATGGCTAATTCCTTGATGTATGCCCCACACAGAAAGTCTATGCTAACTAGATTCTGACCCCTGATTTCCCTTGCTGCAAGAtctaccatcatcatcatcatcacaatcatcatcctcaaaaaaaatttaaagtgaGTAAACAACTTCACGCAAGTGCAATCAAACCAGAACAAGGATTCAGTGGTTCCTGGTATGGATTCGTCCAGAGCATCTTTTGCCTTTCCCCCAGATAAGGGTAAAAAAGGCTTTGTATGATATTATGGGGGTTGatgtaaaacattattttattcacTGAAGCATATGAGCGACCAGTTAACTTCTcggtaattttaactttttacaaTACTCACCATGACCTCTTAGATCTATTGCCAAGATCTGACAATGGCATATTCCAGAGATTGCTTtctgaaggaaaagaaatctCCTGAGTTTAGGTGTACATATTAAGTTGTAAATACCTAATATACATTTAAATATATAACTGCACTTTTCTCCTTACATGCATTTTTGTATTAACCTTTGTGGTTATTCAATTAAGAATTTCATGAAATCTGGGATTTCTTTCAACTTAACTAATCAACAGATCGTCGACGcttaaaatgtgtaaaaaagtaataactcaGTGAGTCACGGAGTATAAACTTTGAATTATACTCACTGTAAAGACAGCCCATGATAAAGCAGAATGCCCTCCACCATGGAGCAACAGTAATAACGGTCCATTACTTCCAGCCTGGTAAACTCGAAATATCTTAAAACCACGTTAAGTAATTTTATTACATGTTGATTTTTAAATCGCAGTATTAAATTATGGTGAAATTCAGCCCAGTGACTTTCTAAACATGAAGACTTTAAAGAATAGTATAACTGACTAGTACAAAGATGAATTAGCAAATGTCTTTGAAGTTCATGGGGTCTTGCACGTAATTGTGAGTGCTACTGGCAACAATAGTTTAATACACATTTCTTAAGATTTTTACTGATTTAATTGGGAAGTAACCTGCATGGGAGGTCCCGTTTGCCCCTTACCTTTTGGCCTTTTTGtactattatttgttttcgttactgtaactatttatttagAGAGACTCAGACCAATACAgttgataaaacaaaacaaaacaaagtttcaGTCTTTCCTCTCACATCTCTAGCTTTGTGTTTATGCATGCACATTTacttgttcaaaataaaagtttGAGTGCACGAATTTTGTAACAAGTCTGCATTCAGTAACAGAATAGTACATAAGAGTCTACCTCGATCAACGAAGAAAGGATACATTTTTTTCGCTGACCCGAACATCTCTTGAAGTTTCGAAATACCCTTCCCACGACAGCGGCGTGTAATCTCTCTTCCGGCGAATTCCTCCAGAAGCACTGaatgagggaaaaaaaaaacagatcaaACGGTGTGCAAGTCAGAGAAAATTGAATTATTTATACTTACAAATTACTTTTCCCTGGCCGTTTCGGAACAGAGGGTAATCCGCCGTACTTGTTTTTCAACGCTTCTCTGCGATATTCCGACatcttggcattttttttttttgcggagtTTTGTAATCAGGTATCGCAGGCGCAAAAGTTCATTTTGATTTTGTCACCTTGTCACGCAACTAAAAGGGAACCAGGCGTGGACTTGATCATTCgtagaaagaagaagaagtgtCAAGAAAGGAATATAAGGTAGTTTACGTTTGTAAAGTCCTTTAGATATGCccgttttattaatttaaagctAACAAAGCAACACAATAAGTCTCCCTGGAAGAATGGCTTTAACATGCTACACTTTGATACACGACATTGCATGACATGTTACAACCTTAGCGCggtaaaaatattcaaaacctCCACATTCAGCATTCGTCTGCCATGAACCTCGTGCACCTAACGACTACTTTTGTTCTTGTAAATGTTTGTGTGGTAATTGCCACTGAAACAGCCAAAAAACCTCATATCTTGTTGATACTGGTTGACGATCTTGGCTGGAGCGATGTCGGTTTCCACGGGTCGAAAATTCGCACACCAAATGTCGACAAGTTGGCGAGCGATGGTGTCATACTGGATAACTATTACGTACAGCCTTATTGTTCTCCTACACGAGGCTCTCTTATGACAGGCCGATACCCAATACACACCGGTAAGATGGACCCAGCAGAGTCAGATGCAGGGCTGTGGGgtaaatagacctctttagcgtgtatgttttgtttccaaTTAAGGTCTCAGGGGAATTTTGTCCTTTCTCCTTTCATAAATTATGTGTACGTGAATAAAAAGAAATTGGGGACTGAAATTTGAGTTCTTGAGTATTATCACATGGCCTTTGGAAAAACAAAGCCTAGGTGCTAATGAGGTCTATTTTGATAATCGATAATAAAGTTAAAAGTCAGCGCTAGAAAGATCCAAGGCATTTAATAAACAAATGTGCTCTGTTGTTTTCATTCTTCTACTGGTCAAAGAGATGCAAATGAGTCTGAGGTATTTTCTGCCATCCTTGCCTGCACTCAGAGACCAAGTTATACTCTCCCCTCAGTCCCTCTCATCTTAATTTACTGGACTGGGAATAAAGCGAAAGGGCAAAAGTAGGACAATAATTATTGCACTATGGCCCCATTTTACTGCAACTACCAGAAtgtttcagtttgttgttttcttgtgcaaattaaggctatttgtttattaaacctctgcgggattgacaaatttaaataagaaaccaaaaaccaaatgaattctggtagttttAGTCAAATGTCGTCATTGTGAAAAATAAATGGCCTATAGGGCGAATAGTGCGAAAACTAGTACACAGCAGAAGCAAACTGCAAGACTTTTCTTGGAGCAAAAATACCAGTATATGATGATTTGAAGGGGAAGTTTAGGGAAGGGAGAAGGGAGGTCTTATGGTTAGATCCATGTTATGGCATAATggtacaataattattattattgctgtcCAAACAAGGAGTTCAGATTGGAATAGAAAACTAAGTACTGTAAAAATTATCAGAgattaaaattcatattttcttGCAAGCTGAATGGTGTCATTATATGATCAATTTTCTGCTCTCTTTACAGAACTTTTAGATACTTTTAGTGCAGGTATATTTTGCTTCAGTGACAAGAAAGCCAGACTGAAATATCAACTAGGCAGTTTTTTTAGCCAGCCATACAGCATCTAGAGGAGATAACAACTACTAATGAACTCAGTATCAACACTCCTTAATTCAAAATTTGCCATGTCACTGACAATAGACTCATAAAACTCAGTAATCCCCATATTtactggcaatttttttttcaattgatACTTACCCTAGATAGCGAATATGGTCAGAAATATCTCTCAGGAATCTGTGGCTTGTTCACTTCTCTCCAAGATTTTGATAATATTTCTTAGCCAATAATCTCATCTTTTTAATATCCAGATATATTTCATCTTCAAGTTAAAGACCGATAGACCGATAGGCAGAATTAGTAAGGATGATGAGATTTTCACAACCAAAGTATCCCATCATATATcttttgtagttaatttttcatctcaggtaattattgtttttcttttctttttgggtatggtaattaAATGTATGCTagtgaagttgaaacaaaggaaaaataaaacttacCTGAGATAAGAAGTTAACTACAACATATCTAATTGCGG is a genomic window containing:
- the LOC140947896 gene encoding protein phosphatase methylesterase 1-like isoform X1, which produces MSEYRREALKNKYGGLPSVPKRPGKSNFASGGIRRKRDYTPLSWEGYFETSRDVRVSEKNIFRVYQAGSNGPLLLLLHGGGHSALSWAVFTKAISGICHCQILAIDLRGHGDTTTEDDYNLSADTLAKDVKDVVDKIYEDVDSRPKILLVGHSMGGAIAVHVGVQGLLGPSLSGLAVIDVVEGTAMEALSSMQTFLKSRPSTFGSLEEGIEWSVRSGQIHNVESARVSMAGQLMRCNSSCESETERCSSSSPSPSHFCDAITEESQETTVTDVPEKTSETPTTDSKPAEVKERFQWRIDLSKTDQFWKGWFQDMSKLFLSCRVPKLLILAGVDRLDRDLTIGQMQGQFQLQVLSRCGHSVHEDAPDKVAEVLVAFLVRLKLGQAKENFRRPMPAC
- the LOC140947896 gene encoding protein phosphatase methylesterase 1-like isoform X2, which gives rise to MSEYRREALKNKYGGLPSVPKRPGKSNFASGGIRRKRDYTPLSWEGYFETSRDVRVSEKNIFRVYQAGSNGPLLLLLHGGGHSALSWAVFTKAISGICHCQILAIDLRGHGDTTTEDDYNLSADTLAKDVKDVVDKIYEDVDSRPKILLVGHSMGGAIAVHVGVQGLLGPSLSGLAVIDVVEGTAMEALSSMQTFLKSRPSTFGSLEEGIEWSVRSGQIHNVESARVSMAGQLMSSCESETERCSSSSPSPSHFCDAITEESQETTVTDVPEKTSETPTTDSKPAEVKERFQWRIDLSKTDQFWKGWFQDMSKLFLSCRVPKLLILAGVDRLDRDLTIGQMQGQFQLQVLSRCGHSVHEDAPDKVAEVLVAFLVRLKLGQAKENFRRPMPAC